AATTTAGCAGGTGGTCGTTGGGTTACTATTCAGGGGATAAATTACAAACCAGAATTAAAAGATATTAAGGGGTACGTAATTACAAATGATCGTAAACAGATTAGCAAATTTGAAAGCTCTAGCGAACTTTTAAATAAAATTTACAAAATTAATTTAGACACTTATATCGCAAATACTATTGATGGTATTTTGGTAGATTGTCCGCATCGTGAAAGACGTGGTTGGGGAGAAGTTACCGTAGCAGCTATGTACGGTGATGCTTTACCTAATTTTGAAAGCGGTGCTTATATGGAGCAATACGCACAGTTTATGCAAGATGCCCAAGCAGATAATGGTAAAATGAGAGCCGTAATTAATGGTGATGATTTTAACTTTTTAATGTGGATGGCAAACAGCCCAATTACCATTTGGGAAACGTATAGAATGTTGGGCGATAAAAAATTACTTAACAACCATTATCCAGCATTAAAAAAATGGATGAATTGGCTATACGAACATTCAAATTACAACACAGGCGGAGCGTTAAAAATAGGGAAGCAAGGTTCTATGGCTTTTCCTGGTTTAGGAGATTGGTGTACACCAAGAGGTAATTTCTGGACTTCAAGTAATTCGCCAGAATCAGCTCATTTTAACAATTGTGTGTACGCTTTTATGTTAGATGCAGCAAAAAATATTGCCGAAGCATTAGATAAAGATGAAGATGAAAAAGTTTTTGCAAGCCGTTTAGAGGTGCAACGTAAGGCTACTCATAAAGAACTTTACAATCCTGAAACAGGCAAATATGGCGAAGGTCATCAAGTAAATCAGGCTTTTGCATTAATTGCAGGTATTACGCCAGAATCAGAAAAACAAAAGGTATATGATAATTTGGTAGACCAAGTATTGTATAAATTTCCATATTATGATACAGGTAGTTCTGGTCAGGCACTTTACACGCGTTATTTTACCGAGTACGGCGAACGTATGGATTTAATTTACGAACTACTTCAAGATAAACGTCACCCAAGTTATGGGTACTTTATTGAGCAAGGAAAAACGGTATGGCCAGAGCGATGGTCTGCGGTAGGTGGCAGTCAAATACACACGTGTTACACAGGTATTGGTGGTTATTTTATCAAAGGTTTTGGAGGTATAAGACCCGATTCTGAAACATTTGGAATGAAACGTTTTATTGTAAAACCTGCTCCGGTAGGCGATTTAACGTACGCTAACACAGCTTACACATCAATGTATGGCGATATTGCTGTAAATTGGAAAAAAACGGATAATTCAGCAGTTTTTCAAGTTGAAGTTCCTGTAAATACATCAGCTAAAATATACATTCCGGCTACTTCAAGTCAAGATGTTTTAGAAGGTAATGTTATTGCAGAAGATGTTGATGGAATTAATTATATAGGCACAGAAAAAAGTGATGCCGTTGGAAATTATGTTATTTATGAAGTTAGTTCTGGTGTGTACAATTTTAACGTGACGCAACTTCCAAAAACAACCTATCCAGAGCCCTTAAATCAACAAGAAAATTTAGCTTTAATAGCACGAATGAATGCGTCTTCAATGACTATTAAATCTGATAAATTACCAGTTTTTGAAGCTTTTAGAGCGAATGATGAAAATACTGAAACGCATTGGAAAGCAAGTGGTTTAGAAAAGGAATGGTTAGAGATAGAATGGGTGAAGCCTGTAACTTTCAATACTATTGTACTTAAAGAAATAGACAAGCATATCACCAATTATAAAATTCAATATTTAAAAGAAAACCAATGGGTAGATCTTGCTAACGGAACTTCTATTGGAGATCTTAAAACATTCAATTTTGAAACGGTTACATCTAAAAAATGTAGATTATTTATCACTAGCGCTAAAAATAAACCTAGCGTTTCAGAATTTGAAGTGTATCAAAAATAAATGGAGTTTGTTCATCAGGTTTACTTTTTTATGAATGCTAAAAGACTATAAATATAGAAATATGAAAATACCATCGAAAAGTTACAATATCATTATTTTAGGGTTTTTACTATTCTTTAGTTCTTTAGTTTTTGCACTAGATGTAAAAGATTTAAAGTGCAATTCTAAAATAAATCCAACAGGTATTGTTAATGCAATGCCTCAATTTAGTTGGACATTTGTTGGAGATGAAAAAAGCTCAAAACAAGGTGGCTATCGTATTTGTATGGCAACTTCTATAGAAAAACTTAAATACCCAGATGTTTGGGATACTGGACCAACAAGCACATCAGAAACAGGGCCTTTTAAATATTCAGGAGCGCCTTTAAAATCAGGACAACGTATTTACTGGAAAGTAATTGTTTGGGGCAACAATCGTGGAGCAAAGCATAGCGAACCTGCGTGGTTTGAGATGGGAGATATTGTAAACCCAGAAACTCCTTTTCAGCCTTATGTGTTTCCAAAAACAAAAGGTGTTGTTCAAATAAAGTTAAACGGAAATGATAAAGGACGAACTTTTGAAGGTATTGGAGGTGTAAGTGCAGGAGCTTCAACCGATTTGTTGTACGACTATGAAGACCCAATAAAAAGTCAAATTTTAGATGTATTATTTAAACCTAAATTTGGTGCTGGTTTTCAGCATTTAAAAGTAGAAATGGGAGGTGGAGAAAACTCAACTTGCGGATCAGAACCATCGCATGCCATTACACGAGAAGAGTTAAAAAACCCAGTATCAAGAGGGTATGAATTTTGGTTGATGAAAGAAGCCAAAAATAGAAACCCAAATGTTATTTTAGAATACCTGCCTTGGAGTTTTCCTGCATATTTAAAACCAAATATTTTTACTGAGGAATCTGCCGAGTATTTTGTTTCATTTTTAGATGTAGCTAAAAATCAATGGGACATGAACATTGATTGGGTTGCTGCTGCAGAAAATGAAAATGGCACTAATCGCGATTGGCTTGTAAATCAAGTACGCCCTTTATTAGATGCTAGAGGTTACAAAAATGTAAAAATTCAAGGACCGGATGACAATAGTGGCGATTGGAAAATATTTAACGAATTTGAAAAAGATAAAGTCTTTGACAATGTGGTAGAAGCGGTCGGTTACCATTATGTAACTGGTAGAGAATTTAACGAAAATATGGTGGATGGTAGAGGTCGTCCAACAACCGAAAAAGCTAAAAATAGTGGCAAACCGTTATGGGCTAGTGAAGATTGGAGCTGGACAGGTAAAGATTGGGGTGGTGCAGGAGCATTAAATTTAGCACGTATGTATAACAAATTTTACATACGAGACCGAATTACCAAAACACTAATTTGGGCACCTATAGGGTCTATTTATAAATCAGTAACTTGGGATAAAGCAGGTGCTATGAAAGCGAATAGTCCTTGGAGTGGGTATTATGAAGTATGGCCAACTATATGGGCTACAGCACATACTACGCAATTTACAGAGCCTGAAAATTGGCACTATTTAAATAGTGCTTGTGGTCTTTTTGATGGAGGAACTTATAAAGGTAGTAGTGTTGCCTTAAAGGAAAAAAATGGGCCAAATTGGAGTATGATTATTTGTACAGAAAATCAAGAAGATATAGAAGTAATAATAGAAGAAGGTCTTTCGTTAGGTATTGTTAGTGTTTGGAAATCAGATGAAAATGAGCAGTTTATAAAGCAAGAATCTGTAGTGCCAAAAAACGGTGTGCTTAGGCTTTCATTAGATCCAAAATCTATTTATTCATTAACCACTACCACAGGGCAACAAAAAGGAACTTATGAAATTCCAGAAGAAGCAGCATTTCCTTTTCCTTATAAAGAAAATTATGAAGGTAGAAAAGCAGGAGATCTTCCTAAATACCATTCAGACCAAACAGGAAGTTTTGAAATCGCTTTAAAAGAAGATGGATCTCAATGTTTAAAACAAATTATACCCGAACAGGGATACGATTGGATGCGTGTGTATAGACGTTCTAATATAAAACCAAATACATTGGTGGGCGATGTAAACTGGGAAAATTACACCTGTAAGGTTGATGTGTTTATAGAAGGTGGCAATGTAGAATTAGGAGGACGTGTTAAAGGAAGTTACCTAAAGGGATACCGTTTTCAAGTAACAAAAAATGGGAATTGGAAATTGATGTTTGATAAGGAGGTACTTAAAAAAGGTGTTATTTCTGATTTTGATGGAGCGCAATGGCATTCCCTTAAAATAACATTTCAAAATAAAGAAATAGAAGCTTTTGTAGATGAAGTTTCGGTGGTAAACGTATCACATCAAAAGACCAAGGGCTATGTTATGCTTGTGAGTTCTTACGATGAAAACCTATTTGATAATTTAGAAATTACCACAAATAATAAATAATAATTCTAACGATATTTAAATAATAACAAGAATGAGAAATAGATTGTTAATTTCTATAAGTTTAATATGTACGCTGTTTATTTTGAGTTGTAAATCTGATAATTCAGAAATACTTGAAGTGAATGATTTGCGTTGCGAATACCGCATAAATCCTTTAGGTATAGATAATACTGCGCCAAGATTAAGTTGGAAGTTAGTTGATCAATATCAAAAAAGAGGACAAAAACAAACAGCATTTCAAATACTTGTTGCGAGTAGTTTAGATAATTTGAACAATAATATTGGCGATTTATGGGATTCTGGTAAAACGGAAACCAATGCGTCTGTAAATAATGTTTACGCGGGTAAAAAATTAGCATCTAACCAAGCCTGTTTTTGGAAAGTAAAAGTTTGGGATGCTGCAAACAAGGAATCTAATTGGAGTGATTCTGGTAAATTTTCAATGGGACTTTTAAAATCAGAAGATTGGAAAGGGGATTGGATTTACAAAGCAGATCAAAAAAAGACCGATCATAACTGGTATAGAAAAACGTTTACACTTTCAGAAAATGCTACTTCGGCTTTTGTACACGTAGGATCTTTTGGTTATCATGAATTGTATGTAAATGGAGAAAAAATAACAGAAAATGTAATGAATCCTGTGGCATCTTATATGAAAAAAAGGATTCCTTATTTAACGTATGATATTGCTGATAAATTAAAAAAAGGAAACAATGTTATTGCGGTATGGCACGCTGCTGGTTGGGCACGTTGGACACGTATTCGAGAATATAGAATGGTTCCGTTTGTATTTAAAGCACAAGCCGAAATTGTTGCAGGAGGAGAAAATATTACTTTAAAAACAGATGAAACTTGGAAAACTAAAAAAAGTAATTCTGAATATTATGGAGATTGGGATATTCTGCGTTTTGGAGGTGAAACGATTGATGATAGCAAAAGAGAAGACGATTGGAATACTGCACAATATAATGACAGCAATTGGATGAATGCAAGTGTGTACGATTATGAAGTTTTAAATGCTAAAATACCTGAAGGTAACAATATAAGTTTTGCCTTAAACAGTAATAAAAACAGAGAAGTTCGTGCGTTGTATAGCCCAATAAAAGCTGAGTTAAGCGCTCAAATGGTAGAGCCTCAAGTAAAATTTAAGACCATAAAAGCTATTGGGGTTGCTAAAAATGATGATGGAACCTATCGTATTGATTTAGGAGAAAACTATACAGGTTTTTTTGAAATGGATTTGTATAATGGAAAGGAAGGTGATTCTATTTTGTTTGAAATTAGTGATCAGACCGAAAGAATTATGAATTGGAGTCAAAAAAGTAAATATATTTTTGGGAAATCAGGAAAAGGAAAGTTTTCCAACCGGTTTAATGTTGCAGGAGGACGTTGGGTTACCGTTTATGGGTTAAAATATGAACCTAAAATAGCAGATGCAAGAGGTTATGTTGTGACTAACAATCGTAAGCAAATCAGCAAATTTGAATCTTCAAGTGCGCAATTAAATCAAATTTATCAAGTTAATTTAAATACCTATTTAGCCAATACTATGGATGGTATTTTGGTCGATTGTCCACACCGTGAACGACGTGGTTGGGGAGAAGTTACTGTAGCTGCAATGTATGGTGATGCGTTGCCCAATTTTGAAAGTGGCGCGTATATGGATCAATATTTACAATATACTAGAGATGCACAATTTCCAGATGGTCAAACTAGAGCCGTATTAAATGAAGAAGATCGTCCGTTTTTAATGTGGAAAGCAAATAACCCACTAACAGTTTGGGAAACTTACAGAATGTTAGGCGATAAAAAAGTACTAGAAGATAATTACGTATCGATGCAAAAATGGATGACTTGGTTGTATGAGCATTCTAATTACAAAACTGGTGGTGCTTTAATAATTGGTGAACAAGGAAAAAGAGAAATGCCAGGTTTGGGAGATTGGTGTACGCCACGTGGTAATTTCTGGACAAGTAGTAATTCTCCAGACGCAGCACATTTTAACAATTGTTTATATGCTTTTATGTTAGAAAATGCGATGCATATTTCAGAGGCACTGAATAAAACTGAAGATGCGCTAGCTTATAAAAATAGATTGAAAGTGCAGCAAGAAGCTACCCATAAACTGTCTTACAATCCAGAAACGGGTAAATATTTAAAGGGGTATCAAGTAGATCAAGCTTTTGCACTTTTATCGGGAGTAACACCAGCATCAGAAAAAGAAAAAGCAGAGGCGCAATTGGTTAATAATGTGTTGTATGATTTTCCATATTACGATACAGGTAGTTCTGGGCAAGCCCTTTATACACGCTATTTTACAGAGTCTGGTGAGCGTATGGATTTAATTTATGAGTTGTTAAGAGACAAACACCATCCTAGTTATGGCTATTTTATAGAACAAGGTAAAACGGTATGGCCAGAGCGTTGGTCTGCGGTAGGAAATAGTCAAATTCACACTTGTTACACAGGTATTGGTGGGTATTTTATTAAAGGTTTTGGTGGAATTAGACCAAATCCGGAAAGTTTAGGAATGCAAAATATGATTATAAAACCAGCTCCTGTTGGCGATTTAACCTATGCCAATACAACATATGAATCGATGTATGGTAATGTGGTTGTTAATTGGACAAAGAAAGCAAACACAGCTACGTTTCATATTGAAGTTCCTGTAAATACAACAGCAAAAGTGTTTTTGCCAGCAATAAGTAAAGAGGTTATAAAAGAAAGCGGTGTTTTAGCTGAGAATACTGAAAACATAACCTATGTAGGAACAGAAAAAAATAAAGCTGTTGGTAATTATGTGATTTATAATGTTACCTCAGGAGTTTACAATTTTAAAGTAGATGAATTGCCTGTAACTCAATTTCCAGAACCGTTACAAAACACAGAGAATTTGGCAAAATTAGGTAGAATGAATGCATCCTCTATGTTTATTCAAACAGAAAAATTACCCGTTTTTGAAGCTTTTAGAGTGAATGATGAAGATGAAGAAACGCGTTGGTTGGCTACAGAAACCAAAAATCAATACCTAGAACTAGAGTGGGTAAAGCCACAAACATTTAATAAAATTATTATTGATGAATATGAGAATAATATTACCTCATATAAATTACAATACTGGGAAAATGGCAAATGGAAAGATCTTGTAAGTGATACCACTTGTGGTGCAAATAAAACGCATAAATTTGATGCTATTACTGCTACAAAATGTAGAATTTATATTATTGATGCTAAAAAAGCGCCGTCGATTTCAGAAATAAAAATATATCAATCTAATTAAAGAAAATGGTGGTCTTAAGATTTAGGTATTTTATCACTTTATGTTGTGTAGCCCTTTTTTGTGGTTGCACAGCGTCTCGTTCTTTAATTGCTAAAGATGTAGATGCATATAATTATTTGTCTAAAGTAAAACAAGAACTTTTAAAAAAGTGGCCAGATAATAAAACCATAAACATTGTATTTCACGGTCATAGTGTGCCGTCGGGGTATTTTAAAACACCAAATGTAAATACACTAGCTGCGTATCCGCATTTGGTTTTAGAAAAGTTAAAAGAAAAATATCCGTATGCGGTAATAAATACAATTGTAACAGGTATTGGTGGAGAAAACTCTGTAAAGGGTGTTGCTAGGTTTAAAAATACTGTTTTAAACCACAAACCAGATGTGCTTTTTATAGACTACGCTTTAAATGATAGACGTGTTGGTTTAGAAAAAGCTAAAAAAGCGTGGGAGTACATGATAGTAAAGGCATTAAAAAATGATATACTTGTTATATTATTAACACCTTCTCCAGACACGAGAGTTGATTATAATAACCCTGAAAACGAATTAAAACAGCTTACAAATCAAATTAGGTTACTAGCCAAAAAATATAATGTCGGTTTAGTAGATAGTTATAAAGCGTTCGAATTTCTTTATAGCGATTCAGAAGAACTAAAAAAATACATGGCACAAATAAATCATCCTAATAAAAAAGGACATGAGTTAATTGCTAATGAGATTATTAAATATTTTGAATAAAACAATACGAATACAACTAAATTAAACTAAAAAATATGAATAAAAAACTACTAAACTATTTCTTTTTAATTGTTACCACCATAACCGTAAACGCACAAGATTATCCTTTTAATTTACCAGATAACCTAGAGGCTACAGTTAATATAAATAGTGCCTCTACAGAAACGTATAATAATTTATTGTTAGGAACAAATATTCATCATTTTACGAGCACTACGGAAAAGAATTTTATAAAACTTTTTGATCCTATTACAGTACGGTTTCCACATGGTTTATGGTCTAATTGGTACGATTGGAGACGTGATGTAAGTCGTCTTTATGGAGAGGAGAAATTTGATTATAAGCAAGGAACTAATGGTAGTATTAAAAATGTAGAAGTTGGTTTACTTTCAACCATAAAAATATTTGATAGTGCGAACATAAAAGTAGGAATAGATGGCTTAACCGGTTTAAATACAGACAAAAAAACAGAAACGGGTAAAGGCTATGATATGATGTGGACTTTTAATATGAGTGCAGATGGTACAGATTTTAATAACGGAAGCCCTGAAAGTATATTAAGATATAATGATTTAATTAGTCGTGGATTTGAAGTAAAAGCGATTGAGATGGGTAACGAATGTTTTTACCCTGGACAAAGAAGTTCTATTATTCCTAATGCTGAAGATTATATTGCTAGAGCAAAATCGATGTCTGCAGCTTTAAAAGCACAAGATCCAGAAATAAGAGTTTCAATACCTTTACTAAGAAAAAGCAGTTGGGCTAACCCAAATTGGAACAAAGATTTAACAGCAGATTTATCTTATTTTGATGCAGTTTCGGTTCATACGTATGTTGGGTCAGATCCAGATAATGCAGCCGATAGTGATGAAGCCTATGGTACATCACTTATTGCTCGTAAACTTTTAGCAAGTTCAATAAATGATTATGCAAAAAAAGTAGCACCCAATAAACCTATTTGGTTAACAGAGTGGGGTGTAAAATCTGGTGGGCCAAATGCTGTATCTGCACTTGGTGCCATAGATTGTTTTTTATATATGAGTGAAAATCAAGATGTTTTTGAGCGTGCAAATTGGTTTAGTGTTAATGGCAAATTAAACACCATGTTAGTTTGGGAAAAATATACAGCGTCTAATGGAAAAATAAAAGATAGAATAAAATATCCTTTAGAGAAATCATTATTTGGGTCTGCTTATGAAATTACGCGCTCAGTATTAGAAAATAGTATATTAATAGATAGTGATGTGCAAGTAGCAAATCTTGTAGATGGCGTAAAAGCGGTAAGCGTAAGAGTTGTTAATAAAGATGATAAGACTATTGTTTTTGTTTTAAATCTTACAAATAAAGAAGTTCCTTTTACCGTAAATATAGATGGTGTTATATATGATAAAACATACAAACACAAAGCATTATCTTTTTCTAGTATGGACGAAGAAAGAGCTTTAGGCTTTGATGTAGATCCTTTAACATTAATTAATGAAGGGGATGAAAAAATTATGTTGCCTAAGTTTTCTATAAATACTATTGAGTTATCTAACACAATATTATCTAATAATAGCTATACAAAAAAGCCTATTATAGTGGTAAGCCCTAATCCAAATAAGGGTGAGTTTAAAATAAAAACTACAAATGCAGAGCAATCTCAATATAGAATCTATTCAATTACAGGGGGAGAAATTCAAAAAGGGCAATTTGTATCTGAAGAAACGATTCGATTAAAGAGTGACAAAAAGGGGATATATATTCTTAAAATAAAGAATAATAACAACATATCAATACATAAAATTATTGTTAATTAAATTAATCTAGATATATCTTCTGTTTAAATAAAATCAATGTATAATTTTAAAATGAATAAAATGAATCAATTAATAAAAATTATCACTTCTGTGTTATTTTGCCTAAGCTTTTTCTTTATAGAAGCCCAAGTAACGCTGTCTACAGATTTTACAGATAATAGTTATAAAAATGAACCTTTGCACAATATTTGGGATGTTGCCAATCGTATAAGTCCTACAAACGGATCTAACATAAGACCTGGTCTTAAAATGAATATTGTTAGAATGGTTGGTGGTATTAGAAAAGTTGTTAATGGGGTTTCTCAAAAAGATTTAGATTTCGATCCATGTCTTTACGATTCAATAAATAACACTTACGTTTATAGATGGGAACCACTTATTGAAAGACTTAATAAAGTGGTAAACTCTCAAACAGAGATTCTTCAAATAGCATTAGATCAACCGCCATGGGCTTTTCAGCATGGTTATACATTTATTCCAGAAGGAACTAGAGATAATATAAATTTCCGTGAAAACGAAAAGATGTCTATTTATGGGAACTCATTACCTCCTGCTAATAAACAAGCTTATCATGATTTTATAAAGGCTTTAATGACTAAATTAGTGGAAACCTATGGAGAAGATCAGGTTTTAAAATGGCGTTTTAGAGTAGGGTCTGAGATTGAAACACCAGATCATTGGTTTGGTACAAAACAAGATTTTATAGAGCATTTTGAAAATACCGAAAAAGCTATTAGATCCATATTACCTAATGCTATTATTGGGCTTCATACAAGAGCTCCAGGTTTTTTATTTAAAAACGGAACCGAATTAAATTATAAAGGAGAACCTTTTGCATCATTTTCTGACGATCTTATCGAGTATTCTTTTGATAATAATTTAAAATATGATTTTTGGGGAATATCAGATTATGTAATTATTGGCAATAGTTCTTTAAGAAACATGAAGGACAAATACGATCATCTTTTTGCAGGATTAGTAGATCACCCAAAATGGAATACAAATACCAAAATAGATTTGATGGAATATGCTACTACAACGACTATGAATGGAGCTGATGGTAAGGGGTTTATAAATAATGCAACCTCGCATGCAGAAATTGTAGAATTAGCTTTTTCTAATATTTTTTATAAAAATAAAGACAAAGGTTTAGAGTTTGTTTATAGATGGGGAAATGGATCGGGTACTCAAGATCCACCAGCTATAGCAACATTAAATACAATGAATGGTTTAACACATTATACTACTGAACAGTCAGGTTTGCCAAATACATCAACCAATGAATTAGATGCCATTTTTACTAAAAATGAAGAGACTGACGAGTATGATGCTTTGATTTATAATTATAACTCAAATACATTAGCTTATATGGACAATGAGGCTGTAAACCTTTCTTTTACTACCGACTTACCAGTAGGAACAACTTATTATTACCGAAGCTTATCGTACGGAGAAGACAATAATAAACTTCAAAACTTTTTAAAAGAAAATCCTAATACGGTTAAATCTGGTTTTAATAATAGAGGTGATGCAAGTCGTATATTAACAGAGGCAGGTTTAACAGCTTATAATTCATATGTAAATCCAAATCCGCATGAGTATAGTGAATGGACAGCTGTAGTAACTACATCTCGTACAGATGGTGGAAGTGGTTCTGTTATAGCTTTAAACACAGAACTACCGTCTTTTGCTTTTCAGAAATTTGAATTTAGATCGGATGCATTTTTTGTAAAACCTATAGCGCCAACGTCTGTAGTATGGACAACCACTGAAGATTTTTCACCTTGGGCTGCTGTAACTAGTGGGGTTGTAGTAAATGCAGATAATGATAAACTTAGCTTAAGTTTTTCTGATGGATTTGCTTTTCCAATGTCGGCTATTACAGGATTAAATATTAATTCAGAGCTTTTTGGAACATTAAGAATGGTTGTTAGAAATAGTACAGAAAAAAGTAATGTACAAATGGCCGCCAATGTGCCAGGTAGTGGGTTTTCGGCAAGTAGAAAAAAGATAACTATTCCTAATGATAATGAATGGAGAACAATTGATGTAGATCTTACTAATTGGGCTCTTTGGACAGGTACTATAACCGAATTTAAAATATACAATAGTGTAAAAACGGGAACCTTAGAAATAGATTCTATGGCGTTTATTCCTTTAGAAACGGCTTCTACATACAATATTACACTTACACAAGAAGGTAATGGATTGTTAAATTATACCAGTGGAACTGCTTTTTCCGGACAGGAGTTTAGTTTAAGTGCCATTGCTAACGAAGGTTGGGAATTTCAAAGCTGGACAGGAGATATAATAAGTACAGATAATCCGTTTAATTTAACAGTAAATTCAGATTTAAATATAAAAGCAGTTTTTATTAAAAAAACTTTATCTGTAAAAGAAAATTCGCTTAATAATATAGCGGTATATCCTAATCCTAGTAATGATGGTATTTTTACTATAAATACACCTCTAGATCAAAGTT
The nucleotide sequence above comes from Polaribacter butkevichii. Encoded proteins:
- a CDS encoding InlB B-repeat-containing protein, translating into MNQLIKIITSVLFCLSFFFIEAQVTLSTDFTDNSYKNEPLHNIWDVANRISPTNGSNIRPGLKMNIVRMVGGIRKVVNGVSQKDLDFDPCLYDSINNTYVYRWEPLIERLNKVVNSQTEILQIALDQPPWAFQHGYTFIPEGTRDNINFRENEKMSIYGNSLPPANKQAYHDFIKALMTKLVETYGEDQVLKWRFRVGSEIETPDHWFGTKQDFIEHFENTEKAIRSILPNAIIGLHTRAPGFLFKNGTELNYKGEPFASFSDDLIEYSFDNNLKYDFWGISDYVIIGNSSLRNMKDKYDHLFAGLVDHPKWNTNTKIDLMEYATTTTMNGADGKGFINNATSHAEIVELAFSNIFYKNKDKGLEFVYRWGNGSGTQDPPAIATLNTMNGLTHYTTEQSGLPNTSTNELDAIFTKNEETDEYDALIYNYNSNTLAYMDNEAVNLSFTTDLPVGTTYYYRSLSYGEDNNKLQNFLKENPNTVKSGFNNRGDASRILTEAGLTAYNSYVNPNPHEYSEWTAVVTTSRTDGGSGSVIALNTELPSFAFQKFEFRSDAFFVKPIAPTSVVWTTTEDFSPWAAVTSGVVVNADNDKLSLSFSDGFAFPMSAITGLNINSELFGTLRMVVRNSTEKSNVQMAANVPGSGFSASRKKITIPNDNEWRTIDVDLTNWALWTGTITEFKIYNSVKTGTLEIDSMAFIPLETASTYNITLTQEGNGLLNYTSGTAFSGQEFSLSAIANEGWEFQSWTGDIISTDNPFNLTVNSDLNIKAVFIKKTLSVKENSLNNIAVYPNPSNDGIFTINTPLDQSWEVYSITGNKILIGNGDKVDISSFSKGMYILKIGSTFKKLLYN